Below is a window of Clostridium sp. JN-1 DNA.
CCAAGTAAACTATCACAGATTAATACTTACCTTCACCAGTTAGAAAGAATAACCGGAAACTACTTAACAGATGATGCTTTAATGATTATAAGTACTTTCATACTTTGGTACTTAAATCGCACTAGCAGTGCAGATAAATTATTAATTAATACTCTAGAAAATGTAAGATTTGAAGATTCAGCAGGATTAAAATGGACCAAAGAATTTCTCAATAAAAATGGTATTATAAATGAAGGTGAAGCTCACTATTTACTAAAAATGATTAATTCCAGCCAGTTTTCTAAAGTAAATCAAGAAGATCTCACAATTAAGAAATTGATTCCCATTACCAGGGCAATAGTTGATAGATTCAACAAAGTAGCAGGTGTTGATATTCCACCGAAGAATTTAGAAATTTCTTTAACTACACACTTGCTTTCAACTTATCACCGCGTAAAGTACAACATTTCTTATAAGCATCCAAATTTAAAACAAATAGAAGTAGAATATCATCAGTTATTTAGCCTTACAAGATATTCTGTTTACTATTTTGAGAAATTTATCTCAATGCACTTAAGCGATGATGAAATAGCACTTATTGCCCTTTATTTTGGAAGTGAACTTAGAAAACTAGAAGAAAAAACTTTTAAAAATGAAAAACCTGATGTAATTGTAGTTTGCTCAAGTGGAATAGGTACATCTATTTTTTTAGAGCAGCAACTGCGCAGTCGTTATCCTTCAATTAAATTTTCTTCACCTATGAATGTCCTCCAGTACGAGAGTAGTTCTCTATCTGGAGTTAAATTGGTTATTAGCACAATAGATTTACACGAAAGGAAACAAATACCTGTAATTCAAGTTCCTGCAATTCCAGATATACTTGAATGGAATTACATTACTCAAGCACTTGCTAAAGTCGGTCTAAATAGTGGAAAAAGGTCTCAGATTAATACGGAAAATTTGTTGGATATCATTAGTAATTATGCCAGAATTGAAGATGTAAATGGTCTTAAAAAAGCATTGGAAAGTTATTTTAATCAAATAAAAAATGTTGAAAAAGTAACTACAGAAAATAATATCAGACTTCAGGATCTACTTTCCGAATCCCACATTATGATATATAAACAAAAATTAAATTGGGATGAGGCTGTTCAAATTACCTACGTTCCACTTATTAAAGGAAATATCGTAAAATATAGATATATTGATAAAATTATTAATTTAACTAGAATTCATGGACCATATATGGTGCTTGGAAAAGGCATTATGCTTGCACATGCAAAACCAAGCGATGGTGTTAACTCTCTTGGAATTTGTTTAGCACTGTTTAAACATGCCGTGGATATACCAACTCCAAACGATAAAAAAACAGCTAAAGTTAATCTTATTATAGGTTTAGCTCCAGTTGATTCAGTAAGTCATCTTACAGCACTGTCACAATTAATGAATAAAATTCAAGATGACAATTGGATTGCTTCTGTTTATAAATGCAATAATAAAAAACAATTAAAAGAATTAATTTTAAATGAAATTTTTGATTAAAAGTGTTGTAAAACAAGAGAACATACCTAGATTTGTGTAAATCAAATCTAGGTACGTTCTCGAACTTGACACAAACCTTAAGTACCTCTATTCTTCAATTATCATGACAAATCCAGCATTACCATCAACTCTTATTTTCTGACCTGTCTTGATTTTCTTAGTAGCTTCCGTAATTCCAACTACTGCTGGTATTCCGTATTCTCTAGCAACCACAGTACCGTGAGTGAGTAAACCTCCAACCTCCATAACAAGACCAGCTGCATTTATAAATAATGGTGTCCAGCCTGGGTCTGTAAAAGGTGCTACTAGAATTTCGCCTTTATTTATAGAAGTCTTTGAGGGGTCAGTGATTACTCTTGCGATACCTTCAATAACTCCTGAGGAAACGGGCATGCCGGGTAGTGCACCTTCAGGAAGGTTCTCTCTTTTATAGCCTGCTTTGATTTCTTCACCATCACTAGTTATGAGGCGAGGAGGGGTTAGCTTATTAAAGTGCTCATATTCCTCTTTCCTCAGTTTTACAAGTTCTACAAGGCTATAATTATTTTGTATTGCCTTATAAAGCTCCCAGAAGCCTACATAGAATATATCCTTTTCTTCTAAAAGATGGCCTTTTTCAACTAGCAGCCTTGCTTCTTCTAAGAAGGCTTTCTTATAGGTCAGAATAAGCTTCATTATTAAATATTTAGGATGTTCTCTAATTGGCATATAGTTTCTTAATACCCTTACCATACGTCTTACTACTTTGCCTTTTACTTTTCCGTGATTTTCTTCTACTTCTTTAATGAGTTCTGCTGAAGCTTTCTTTGCTCTTTCAATAGTTTCCTTATGCTCTTTTCTGTGGATGCCTTCCTCTGAGGTATTAACTATAGATATAATTGCCTTTGCTAGAGGTTCAGGATTCTCTATCCATCTATCCTTTGCCATGTCTATTTCACCAGCAGCCCTCATGTCGTATATATCAATAAAGGTATTAAACTTCTTTTTAAATTCATTATTGTCCTTTAGTTTGTTTATTCTATCAATTAAAGTGATATAATCCTCATTTGTAAATTCTCTTATTAAATCAGGTGATTTTCTAACCATATCAGCTAGGTCTCCAACAAGAAGACCCATTTCTGTGGTTATATTGCCCTCCAGGCCTTTAATTATAATATCAACATATTTGTGTTCTAAAAGCAGCTTTTCTTCCTGTGCTTCAAGAGCTTTAAAGCTTAACATTGCAGGAGCCATTATTGGAAGCAACACCCGAAAATCATCAGAAAAGTCTGCAGACTTATATATAGCTTCAAGTTTTTCTATGCCTTGCTTTGCACTATTAACAGCCTTAGCCGCTTCTTTTGTTCGCTTATCTATATAGCTTTTTACAAATTCAACAGTACCCTCAGGTTTTCTGTAGGTAATATTTTTTATAGATTTGAAAACTATAGGCTTAAAGAATTTTCTTAAGGCTTTCCCTGAGTTTTTGTTCTTTTTAATTTCTGTTTCAAAGTCAGGCCTGTTTATAAGCTCTTTTAAAGCTTGTGACATCAAGGCATCAGCATTTTTGAGAAATGAAGATATAACCTCTCTAGGTTTTTTATATTGAAGAATATCACTTAAATCAAGATATATTCTGCCTGCTGCTGACTTTATTACTCTATATTCCTCGGCACTTCTAGCTCCTTTGTCAAAAGGAAAAATCATTCTAAGCATGTCAATTCCAAGTGGTGAAATAGGGGCTGTCATAACTTGAAAATGGTTAAAGGAAACATAGACATGCAGAGCCTCATCCTTTGGCATAGGCTGCGGCATAGGAAATAATGAGGTAATAGCACGGCTTTGAACTATATACAGCTTGCCATTTTTAAGACACCACTCAATGTCCTGTGGGCAGCCGTAGTGCTTTTCTATTGCCATGCCTAATTCGGCAAGATTTTTTATCTGTGAGTCCTGAAGAACTTGGCTTGCTGCTTTCTCAGCTGTTATCTCGACTTTTTTTGTGCCACCGCCTCTAATCGGCATTATAGCAAGTTTTTTCTCAGCAATTGTTTTACTTTCTATCTCTGAACTTCTTTTATTATATTTATATATGTCAGGGGATACTAAACCGGAAACAAGAGCTTCTCCTAAACCGTAGCTTGCATCTATGGATATGAGCTTTCTGTGACCTAATATAGGGTCCGCCGTAAACATAATTCCTGATACTTGAGGCAGTACCATCTTTTGAACAACTACTGACATATGAACCTTTTCATGTTCAATTTTATTTTGAATTCTATATAATATAGCTCTATCTGTAAACAGTGATGCCCAGCAGTTTCTTACTGAGTTTAGTAGGGCTTTTTCTCCCATGATATTAAGATAGGTGTCCTGCTGACCAGCAAAAGAGGCAAAAGCTAAGTCTTCTGCTGTGGCGCTTGATCTAACTGCATAGTAGTTGTCTGCTCCTAGCTTGTTAAATGATTTTATTATTTCCTGTTCCACTTTTTCAGGTACAGCTGATTGCTGTATTTTCTCTCTTATTTGCTTCCCAATTTTATTTATGTTATCAAGACTTGCAACTTTAATTGTCTGAGCTATGAATTCTGACAGATTGTTATAGTGTATGAATTCCTTATAGCCTTCTGTTGTCACACAAAATCCAAAAGGTACAGGGAAACCTGCCAGTGTCATTTCACCTAGGTTTGCACCTTTACCTCCTACAAGAGGCAAGTCTTTTTTATCTGTCTCATCAAAGAATAAAGTATACCTTTTTTCCATAATCCTTCCACCTCCATAATATTTATAGCTTTGCACCGTTCAAAAATAGTTCGGTTAATTGATTTCTTTATCTTAAGTAAATAGCTGTTAATTTAGTCTTAATTTGTTTTATTTTTTTGGATGACATTTGGAGGACATAGATATGAAAAAGGCTCTTTGAAATATTAATCCAAAGAGCCTTTAACCATTGAAAACACTTGGTGCCGGAGGCGGGACTTGAACCCGCATGTTGTTACCAACGACGGATTTTGAATCCGTTGCGTCTGCCAATTCCACCACTTCGGCAAGGAACGAATATATAATATCACATGAATTCAACATAGTCAATGATAAATACAAAAAAAGTAGAAGATTATAGTGAAATTTTGAGAAAAAACATTTTTGCTGCCCAGCTTTTTATATAAGGTATATTCAAAACATTAGGTGTATGTTGAGCTATTAAAGGATTTCCGTAATCATCAAAAGAAGTGATGATTGCGGAATGAGCTATTATTCCTTTTGAATCTTGGTAAGATATTATATCACCAGGTTCGAGCATGCTTACAGAAGGGACTTCTTTTCCTTTGACTCCATATAAATTTTTAGCATAACTATTTTTTAGATACCAATAAAGTGAGCCGGCAACTGCCCATGAGATGGACCACTTATCGTCTGATAAATTTGGAGTGTTATTATTGGAATACCACCATGGATTTTCACCTGAAAAAATCATTGGAGCACCTCCAGCATTTAAACATTGAGAAATGAAGTTTGTACAGTCACCACCATTTTCACCATATAAGACAAAGTACTTAAAAGCAGGATTTGGTACTACGGTATAGTTTATAGCGTAGTTTACAGCCTTTTCTCTAGAATATAATAGATTTTTCATATACTTATAATTTCCTCATAAAATTAATTACAGTATTATATTATGATTAATTTTATGAGGAAGTTAACCTTTAAAGCTAACACGATATTTTTTAGTGCTTAAAATTTTAAACTTATATCGAGTGCATTTACAGAATGGGTGAGGGCTCCAAGTGATATTATATCCACGCCAGTTGCTGCAACGTTTTTTATATTTTCTTCTGTAACATTTCCTGAAGCCTCTAAAATAAATTTACCGTGAGCAAGCTTTACTGCTTCCTTCATAGTTTTAATATCCATATTATCAAGCATGATTACATCAACTTTAGTTTTCATTGCTTCTCTTAGCTGATCTAAATTTTCAACTTCAACTTCAATTTTAGTTGTAAAACCAACTTTGTCATTTATTCTTTTAACAGCTTCAGTTATAGAACCAACTGCCTGTATATGATTGTCCTTAATCATTACAAAATCGGATAAATTCAATCTGTGGTTGTAACCTCCTCCAACTTTTACAGAATACTTATCTAACATTCTAAAACCAGGAAGAGTTTTTCGAGTGTCAGCTATTTTAACATCGTAATCCTTAACTAAGTTTACAATTTTATTGGTTTTAGTTGCAATTCCAGACATCCTTTGAAGTATATTTAAGGCAACTCTTTCTGCCTTTAATATTGATTTGGATGATCCTTCTACTTCTGCAATAATGTCACCCTCTTTTACACTTAGACCATCATTTATAAGTATTTTAAAGTTAACACTCTTATCTAAGAATTCAAAAACCCTTTTTGCAACATCAATTCCAGCAATTACACCACATTCTTTTGCAACAAATTTCCCTTTTGAAATTTCATCACCAGAAAATAAGGTGTCTGTGGTTATATCACCATAATTGATATCTTCTATAAGTGCATTTTCAATTAATTTATCTACTATTAAATAATTCAATCAAGATCACCTCAAAACTAATTTTTCTTTAGAGTAGTCTTCAATGTAATTGCTTCCAAGCGAAGAGTGAGATTCTAAAACAGCATCAATAACACTTTTGGCAGCTTCATACATATTATAAACTTCTACTCCTTCTAAGTCTCTAAAATTCATATTTTCAAGTTTACATAGAACTTCATTCACAGCTTTTGATGCAAATTTAACATTATCAATTGTTCTAACTATACCAACATTGTTTTCCATAATTGTTTTTAAATCATTTTTTAACTTTGAAAAATTAAAACTTTTTTCTTCAACTTCGAAATTAATATTCTCATTAGCATGTTCATATATATCTTTAATTCTATATTTAATATCATTGGCAATTCGTTTTCCAAAGACAACAGCTTCCACTAAGGAGTTACTTGCAAGTCTATTTGCTCCATGAACTCCAGTACAAGAACATTCTCCAACAGCATATAGATTTTCCATACTTGTTCTTCCAAACAAGTCAACTTTAATTCCACCCATAAAATAATGCTGGGCTGGAGTTACAGGTATATAATCTTTGTAAATTTCTATATTGTTATTTTCACATTCTGTATAAATTTTATTAAATCTATTTTTTAAAAAATTTTTATCGTACATGGTTGCATCCAAATAAACATAATCTGAATCACTTTTTTCCATTTGATCACTAATAGCTCTAGCTACAATATCTCTAGGTGCGAGTTCCATTCTCTTATCGTACTCTTCCATAAATCTGCTGCCAGATTTATTTCTAAGTACAGCACCTTCTCCCCTTACTGCTTCAGATATGAGAAACATTTTTTCAAAGTTATGTTTTTTAGAATACAAGGCAGTAGGGTGAAACTGGATGTACTCCATATCAGCTAAATCTACATCTGCTCTTATTGCCATTGCAATTCCATCACCTGTAAGTACGTCTGCATTTGTAGTCTTTGAAAATAACTGACCTATTCCACCTGATGCAATAACGCAGCATTTTGATTTTAAATAGATAAGTTTATCGTTGTAAAATGCAGTTATTCCAGTATAAATATTTTTGCTGTCCACAATATCTAAAGCAAATATATTTGACATTATCTCTATATTTGGAGCAGCTTTAGCTTTTTTTATCAAACTTTCCATTATACCTTTTCCAGTAGAATCACCGTGTACATGCAAGATTCTAGGAATAGAATGATTTCCTTCAAATGATCTATAAAAGTTGCCATTTTCATCTTTGTCAAAATTGACTCCAAGATCTACAAGACTGTCTATAGCTTCATCGGATTCATTCACAAGTACGTTTACTGCATCAACGTCATTTACATAGCAGCCTGCATTCATAGTATCCTTTACATGCAGCTCTCTTTTATCATCATCTATGCTTGCAGCAATTCCTCCTTGAGCAAGATATGAGTCACAATCGTATATGTCTTTTTTACTTAAAACAGCTATTTTTAAACTCTTAGGAAGCATCAAAGCTGTGTAGATGCCGCCTATTCCTGCTCCAATTATAACTACGTCAAAATTTTTGGTGCCACAGGAATTATTGTAATTTACTAGATATCTTCTTTTCATTTTATACCACCAACTATCCTTAATTTATTCAATTTTAAGCATTTTTTCAAGAGAACTAAGCGCCTTTAATCTAATTTCATCAGGAACAAATATTTCATGTTCCATATTTAAAAGGGAATTATGAACTTCTTTAAGTGTAGTCATTTTCATGTTTTGACATATGAGTTTTGAACTTAATAAATAAAATTTCTTTTCAGGGTTATCATTCTCCATTTTGTGCAGTACTCCCATTTCAGTACCTATGATAAATTCACTGTTTTGAGAATTCTTTGCATAGTCAATTATCTGCGAAGTACTTCCTACAAAGTCAGCATTATCTCTTATTACTTTTGGAACTTCAGGATGTACCAGTATTTCAGCTTCAGGATGATCATTTTTTACTTTTTTAACATCTTCCATGGTTATTCTGGCATGAGTTATACAGTGACCACTTGTCCATGGTATGATTTCTTTGTCTGTAACCTTTTCAGCCGCGAAACTTGCAAGATTTTCGTCTGGCACAAATAATATCTTATTTTTATCTATACTTTCTATAACTTTAACTGCATTAGAAGAAGTACAGCATATATCACTTATAGCTTTAACTTCAGTTGAAGAGTTTATATAACATACTACAGCTGCATCAGGGTGCTTTTCCTTTTCCATCATTAGCTGTTCTTCATCTATACAATCTGCTAAAGGACATCCTGCATATTTTGAAGGCAGTAGAACCCTTTTGTTTGGGGAAAGTATCTTTGCACTTTCTGCCATAAATTTAACACCGCAAAATACAATAACTTCATTATCCATTTTTGCAGCAGCACGGCTAAGTGCAAAAGAATCACCTACGATGTCTGCTATATCTTGAACTTCTGGTAGTTGATAATTATGTGCTAATATACAAGCGTTTTTCTCTTTCTTTAACCTATTTATTTCATTTACCAAAATGTTATTATCCATAAGTACACCCCTAAAATTTATATAATTTAATGTATATACACAAGTATATACTAATTTTTGCGCCTTAACAATATTAAAATTGCATATATACAATTCGCATTATATATGCTTGTGTATGCAGATTAAGAACTTGTATTTATTATTCCAAACTTTTTAAATTTTAATTATGATTTTTAAGTTTATTATTTATGAAAAACTTTATGCTAATATTTCAAAATGTATTGTTATATATGTCTATCTTTGCTAAAATGTAAGTGGTAGGAAGATATTTTCACTGTGGGACTTAAGATATCCCAGCGGGTTAAAATAATCCTATGAAGATAACAAATTATTTTATTTTTGTAGTTAATAATTAAATGATCGGAAGGGAGAATAAAATATGATTTATTCAGCAGAAGTTGAAAGAATGTGTTGTGTAGCTAAGGGACCAAATCATGGACCAGCTCCAATTCCAGAAGAAGGAAAATGGGTACAAGCTAAAGAAATAAAAGATATTTCAGGTTTAACTCATGGTGTAGGTTGGTGTGCTCCTCAACAAGGTGCTTGCAAACTTACTTTAAATGTTAAAGATGGTGTTATACAAGAGGCTCTAATTGAAACACTAGGATGTTCAGGAATGACTCATTCAGCAGCTATGGCATCAGAAATATTACCTGGAAAGACAATTCTTGAAGCATTAAACACAGACTTAGTATGTGATGCTATAAATACAGCTATGAGAGAATTATTCTTACAAATAGTATATGGAAGAACTCAAACTGCTTTCTCAGAAGGCGGACTTCCAATAGGTGCAGGACTTGAAGACTTAGGAAAAGGACTTAGAAGCCAAATCGGTACTATGTATGGAACAAAAGCTAAGGGAACAAGATACCTTGAAATGACAGAAGGATATGTTACTAAAATTGCTTTAGACGAAAACGATGAAGTTATAGGATATAAGTTTGTAAGCCTTGGTAAAATGATGGAAATGATTAAAAAGGGTATGGATGCTAACGAAGCTGTGGAAAAAGCTTCAGGTCAATATGGTAGATTTGATGAAGCTTGCAAAGTTATAGATCCAAGACAAGAATAGTACATAAGGAGGATAAGAAAATGGCATTATTTGAAAGTTATGAAAGAAGAATAGATCAAATTATACCAGTACTTAAGAAGTATGGTATGAATTCCGTAGAAGAAGCTAAGGCTGTTTGTGATGAAAAAGGAGTAGATGCCTACAACATAGTTAAATCAACACAGCCAATATGTTTTGAAAATGCTTGCTGGGCTTACACTGTAGGTGCTGCAATAGCTATAAAAAAAGGATGTAAAAAAGCTGCTGATGCTGCTGAAGCAATTGGAGAAGGACTGCAATCATTCTGTATCCCTGGTTCAGTTGCAGATGACAGAAAAGTTGGACTTGGACACGGAAATCTTGCAGCAATGTTACTTAGGGAAGAAACTAAATGTTTTGCTTTCTTAGCAGGACATGAATCCTTTGCAGCAGCAGAAGGTGCTATAAAAATAGCAGGAGCTGCTAACAAAGTAAGAAAGACTCCACTTAAAGTTATATTAAATGGTCTTGGAAAAGATGCTGCTTACATAATTTCAAGAATAAATGGTTTTACTTATGTTCAAACAAAATTTGACTACTATACTGGAAAATTAACTATAGTTAAAGAAATAGCTTATTCAAAAGGTGACAGAGCAAAAGTTAAATGCTATGGTGCTGATGATGTTAGAGAAGGTGTTGCAATAATGCACCATGAGGGCGTTGATGTATCAATAACTGGTAACTCAACTAACCCAACAAGATTCCAGCATCCAGTTGCAGGAACATATAAAAAAGAATGTATTCAAATGGGTAAGAAATACTTCTCAGTTGCATCAGGCGGTGGTACTGGAAGAACTCTTCATCCAGACAATATGGGAGCAGGCCCAGCTTCTTATGGTATGACAGATACTATGGGAAGAATGCATTCAGATGCTCAATTTGCAGGTTCTTCATCAGTTCCAGCTCATGTTGAAATGATGGGACTTATCGGAATGGGCAACAACCCAATGGTTGGAGCTTCCGTTGCAGTAGCTGTTGCAGTTGAAGAAGCTATGAATAAATAATTTGCATTATAAACTTAATTAAAAATGAGAGGCACGTTTAATTAAACATGTCTCTTTTTTATATGCAATTATTTTGTGATATTGTGTTAAACTGGTGCTTCTGATTGAAAAATCTATGGAAATCTCTTAATATATAAAAATAGTATACAAGTTTATAATAACATGTCCAATAAAGCAAATGTAGAATTCTGGCTTACGGACAAGGCAGATCATATACAATCATATCTATTTTATAAAACTAGATATGAAAATAAAGTTATTAAATTTTTGAGTCAAAATTAGTTTATAGTAGTTGCTGCAATTGAAAAGTTATTAGTAAATTACATTAGAATGTAAAAGATGGACAATAGTTAAGCATGCCCATCTTTGTAGATATATTTGAATTACATCAGAGCTCTTTCTATATTATTTTTTATATTAAGTACAATTTCTTCAATAATATCTTTGATTTGAAGATTTCTTGTGCCTGGTATATAAATACCATGTTTTTGTAGTGGAAGTATATATTTAGTACAATCCATACTAAATATTGACGTGGAAATCATAGATGTAATTTCTCCATTTATACCACCATTACAGATTATTCCAATCGGGCCTATTATACTATCAATTTTATTTTTTTTACAAAAATCACAGATCGCTATTTCTCCACTTATGCCAACATTAGCACCTGATTTTACCATGTTTGAAGTAGCGAATGTATTTGTACCGAGTGCTATGATATAAATATCCTGGTTTATTTCTTTACGGATTTTCTTTATAATAGTTTGTCCAAGGCCTGCTCCTTGTGCGTCTACTACAGCAATTTTCATTGTAATGCCCCCAAAAGTAAAATTTATAATGAAATGTATCTATTTATATTTACAAGCATTATTATATAATAAAATAGAAGTAGATTCTATTTTTGATCTAAGCAAAGTTGAAGTTGATTCGAAAGTTAATGTTTACAAATTAGAAATTGTGTAGTACTATTAACTTGTGTGCTACGAGAGTATACATTTGTATAAAAAATTTATTAATTTTGATTAATAACCACGAAGGTTGATTACTATAAACAGTTATCAATTTTTGTGGCTTTATTTTTTGGAATTTTAAGGGGGATTAAAATGCACATTCCAGATAATTATTTAAGTCCATCAACCTGTGCTTTTATGGGTGCTGTAATGCTTCCAGTTTGGAGCATGTCTATTAAAAAAGTAAAAGAGAATATAACTAAAAAGAAAATGCCACTTCTTGGCATAGGAGGAGCATTTTCATTCTTAATTATGATGTTTAATGTACCAGTACCAGGAGGTACGACTGCTCATGCAGTAGGAGGTACTTTGGTAGCAATTTTTCTAGGCCCAGAGGCTGCGTGTATTTCAGTATCTATTGCTCTTTTGATTCAGGCTCTGTTATTTGGAGACGGAGGTATTTTAGCATATGGGGCAAATTGCTTTAATATGGCATTTATATTGCCACTTGTTGGATACTATATTTATAATTTTGCTAAATCAAGGCTAAAGTTTGCCAAAGGAGAATATTTATCTGCCTTTTTAGGTTCATATATTGGAATTAATGCAGCAGCACTTTGTGCATCTATAATGTTCGGTATTCAACCTTTATTATTTAAAGATGCAGCAGGAATGCCAATGTATTCTCCATATTCGCTTTCAGTATCAATACCTGCTATGCTAATACCACATATGACTGTGGCAGGAGTTTTAGAAGGATTAGTAACAGCCGGGGTATTTGCATATGTTAAAAAAGCATCACCAGATATGATTTATCAAGGGAATAATGGTGAATCCAAACCAATTTATGGAGTGATTATTGCAATGATAATTCTAACACCACTTGGTCTTTTAGCAAAGGCAACAGCATGGGGTGAATGGGGTGCAGATGAAATAAAGGATATTGTAGGTTTTGTGCCATCAGGAATTAAGAATGGATTTAATTTTAATGCATTTATGCAGGATTATGGAGTAAAGGGTATACCAGAAACGGCTGGTTATGTCTTATCGGCTGTGGCAGGAGTGGCTATATTGATTATTATTTTTAAATTAATTAGTAGTTTGAAGAAGAAAAATATTAACATTTAATATTAGTTAATTATTGGAGGAGTTTATATGCCAGAATGGCTTTCTAAAAAAGATAACTATATTCCTCTAAAAGATAGGGATGCTTTTATTGACAAGAGCATTTTATCTTTTTTAGAGGTCATATCGAAATTAATTTTAAAATCAGAAGGGAAAAGA
It encodes the following:
- a CDS encoding BglG family transcription antiterminator translates to MIHFSHTKHGDELLNLLINASRYLSLQELQDRLKLSRRNVFYILKKVNGELEQNNLDPIQRIGSAGYYLTPDNIVQLNKKQCSSNSILEPKLSRLEREQFIIYKLINSERVSLLTITSTLNISKNTAISDLRNISSELEKHGLKLIKSKQGQKLEGSEIAQRNWVYEQLSKHSSVIYSQLSNDPSKLSQINTYLHQLERITGNYLTDDALMIISTFILWYLNRTSSADKLLINTLENVRFEDSAGLKWTKEFLNKNGIINEGEAHYLLKMINSSQFSKVNQEDLTIKKLIPITRAIVDRFNKVAGVDIPPKNLEISLTTHLLSTYHRVKYNISYKHPNLKQIEVEYHQLFSLTRYSVYYFEKFISMHLSDDEIALIALYFGSELRKLEEKTFKNEKPDVIVVCSSGIGTSIFLEQQLRSRYPSIKFSSPMNVLQYESSSLSGVKLVISTIDLHERKQIPVIQVPAIPDILEWNYITQALAKVGLNSGKRSQINTENLLDIISNYARIEDVNGLKKALESYFNQIKNVEKVTTENNIRLQDLLSESHIMIYKQKLNWDEAVQITYVPLIKGNIVKYRYIDKIINLTRIHGPYMVLGKGIMLAHAKPSDGVNSLGICLALFKHAVDIPTPNDKKTAKVNLIIGLAPVDSVSHLTALSQLMNKIQDDNWIASVYKCNNKKQLKELILNEIFD
- a CDS encoding phosphoenolpyruvate synthase, translated to MEKRYTLFFDETDKKDLPLVGGKGANLGEMTLAGFPVPFGFCVTTEGYKEFIHYNNLSEFIAQTIKVASLDNINKIGKQIREKIQQSAVPEKVEQEIIKSFNKLGADNYYAVRSSATAEDLAFASFAGQQDTYLNIMGEKALLNSVRNCWASLFTDRAILYRIQNKIEHEKVHMSVVVQKMVLPQVSGIMFTADPILGHRKLISIDASYGLGEALVSGLVSPDIYKYNKRSSEIESKTIAEKKLAIMPIRGGGTKKVEITAEKAASQVLQDSQIKNLAELGMAIEKHYGCPQDIEWCLKNGKLYIVQSRAITSLFPMPQPMPKDEALHVYVSFNHFQVMTAPISPLGIDMLRMIFPFDKGARSAEEYRVIKSAAGRIYLDLSDILQYKKPREVISSFLKNADALMSQALKELINRPDFETEIKKNKNSGKALRKFFKPIVFKSIKNITYRKPEGTVEFVKSYIDKRTKEAAKAVNSAKQGIEKLEAIYKSADFSDDFRVLLPIMAPAMLSFKALEAQEEKLLLEHKYVDIIIKGLEGNITTEMGLLVGDLADMVRKSPDLIREFTNEDYITLIDRINKLKDNNEFKKKFNTFIDIYDMRAAGEIDMAKDRWIENPEPLAKAIISIVNTSEEGIHRKEHKETIERAKKASAELIKEVEENHGKVKGKVVRRMVRVLRNYMPIREHPKYLIMKLILTYKKAFLEEARLLVEKGHLLEEKDIFYVGFWELYKAIQNNYSLVELVKLRKEEYEHFNKLTPPRLITSDGEEIKAGYKRENLPEGALPGMPVSSGVIEGIARVITDPSKTSINKGEILVAPFTDPGWTPLFINAAGLVMEVGGLLTHGTVVAREYGIPAVVGITEATKKIKTGQKIRVDGNAGFVMIIEE
- a CDS encoding amidase domain-containing protein, whose protein sequence is MKNLLYSREKAVNYAINYTVVPNPAFKYFVLYGENGGDCTNFISQCLNAGGAPMIFSGENPWWYSNNNTPNLSDDKWSISWAVAGSLYWYLKNSYAKNLYGVKGKEVPSVSMLEPGDIISYQDSKGIIAHSAIITSFDDYGNPLIAQHTPNVLNIPYIKSWAAKMFFLKISL
- the nadC gene encoding carboxylating nicotinate-nucleotide diphosphorylase — translated: MNYLIVDKLIENALIEDINYGDITTDTLFSGDEISKGKFVAKECGVIAGIDVAKRVFEFLDKSVNFKILINDGLSVKEGDIIAEVEGSSKSILKAERVALNILQRMSGIATKTNKIVNLVKDYDVKIADTRKTLPGFRMLDKYSVKVGGGYNHRLNLSDFVMIKDNHIQAVGSITEAVKRINDKVGFTTKIEVEVENLDQLREAMKTKVDVIMLDNMDIKTMKEAVKLAHGKFILEASGNVTEENIKNVAATGVDIISLGALTHSVNALDISLKF
- a CDS encoding L-aspartate oxidase; this encodes MKRRYLVNYNNSCGTKNFDVVIIGAGIGGIYTALMLPKSLKIAVLSKKDIYDCDSYLAQGGIAASIDDDKRELHVKDTMNAGCYVNDVDAVNVLVNESDEAIDSLVDLGVNFDKDENGNFYRSFEGNHSIPRILHVHGDSTGKGIMESLIKKAKAAPNIEIMSNIFALDIVDSKNIYTGITAFYNDKLIYLKSKCCVIASGGIGQLFSKTTNADVLTGDGIAMAIRADVDLADMEYIQFHPTALYSKKHNFEKMFLISEAVRGEGAVLRNKSGSRFMEEYDKRMELAPRDIVARAISDQMEKSDSDYVYLDATMYDKNFLKNRFNKIYTECENNNIEIYKDYIPVTPAQHYFMGGIKVDLFGRTSMENLYAVGECSCTGVHGANRLASNSLVEAVVFGKRIANDIKYRIKDIYEHANENINFEVEEKSFNFSKLKNDLKTIMENNVGIVRTIDNVKFASKAVNEVLCKLENMNFRDLEGVEVYNMYEAAKSVIDAVLESHSSLGSNYIEDYSKEKLVLR
- the nadA gene encoding quinolinate synthase NadA, with the protein product MDNNILVNEINRLKKEKNACILAHNYQLPEVQDIADIVGDSFALSRAAAKMDNEVIVFCGVKFMAESAKILSPNKRVLLPSKYAGCPLADCIDEEQLMMEKEKHPDAAVVCYINSSTEVKAISDICCTSSNAVKVIESIDKNKILFVPDENLASFAAEKVTDKEIIPWTSGHCITHARITMEDVKKVKNDHPEAEILVHPEVPKVIRDNADFVGSTSQIIDYAKNSQNSEFIIGTEMGVLHKMENDNPEKKFYLLSSKLICQNMKMTTLKEVHNSLLNMEHEIFVPDEIRLKALSSLEKMLKIE